The following are encoded together in the Mesoterricola sediminis genome:
- a CDS encoding thioredoxin domain-containing protein — protein MPNRLADATSPYLLQHAHNPVDWHPWDDEALALARREDRPIFLSIGYSACHWCHVMERESFEDPDVAAELNAHFVPIKVDREERPDLDDLFMGAVQAISGRGGWPMSVWLTPDLRPFYGGTYYPPRARQGMPGFLDLLRRIRSAWAGQREALESDAGQLAALLAREVPSAPALPGPEVVREALAWHAQAYDHRWGGFGAAPKFPQPANLELLLRRGGEDGRRMALATLDAMDRGGIRDHLGGGFARYSVDARWAVPHFEKMLYDNAQLASVHLEAHRLTGEPRYADVAVEILDYLLRDMRDPAGAFHASEDADSEGHEGRFYVFTPADAEAALGPEDGARACAAYGITPEGNFEAGATVLHLAGPALAEDLRLRLRAWRDRRVRPGRDDKIVASWNGLALSAFAQAARTLGREAHLRAAQDLARFLRRELWRDGLLLRTWRGGRAHTPAFLEDYGAVACGLLDLYQADFDPAWARWARELGEGILAAFQDPAGGFFASPARHDLPIRQKPLHDGAMPSGNALAARALRNLHRLFGHGPFLEGAEGAVRAAAPWLERSPAGAAAMAEVLASLRAPDPEVAIAGDPADPRTRALLAEARRQAAPGALVTLVEADPGLPLHAGRRSPEPCAFVCRGQACLAPVKKPDDLVLPS, from the coding sequence ATGCCCAACCGCCTCGCGGACGCCACCAGCCCCTACCTGCTCCAGCACGCCCACAATCCGGTGGACTGGCACCCCTGGGACGACGAGGCCCTGGCCCTGGCGCGGAGGGAGGACCGTCCCATCTTCCTGAGCATCGGGTACAGCGCCTGCCACTGGTGCCACGTGATGGAGCGGGAGTCCTTCGAGGATCCCGACGTGGCCGCGGAGCTGAACGCCCACTTCGTGCCCATCAAGGTGGACCGGGAGGAGCGCCCCGACCTGGACGACCTCTTCATGGGCGCCGTCCAGGCCATCTCGGGCCGGGGGGGCTGGCCCATGAGCGTCTGGCTCACCCCGGACCTCCGCCCCTTCTATGGAGGCACCTACTATCCCCCCCGGGCCCGCCAGGGCATGCCCGGGTTCCTGGACCTGCTCCGGCGGATCCGGAGCGCCTGGGCCGGACAGCGCGAGGCCCTGGAATCGGACGCGGGCCAGCTCGCGGCCCTCCTGGCCCGGGAGGTCCCCTCGGCCCCGGCCCTGCCCGGGCCGGAGGTGGTCCGGGAGGCCCTGGCCTGGCACGCCCAGGCCTACGACCACCGCTGGGGCGGCTTCGGCGCGGCCCCCAAGTTCCCCCAGCCCGCCAACCTGGAGCTCCTGCTCCGGCGGGGCGGGGAGGACGGGCGGCGCATGGCCCTGGCCACCCTGGACGCCATGGACCGGGGGGGGATCCGGGACCACCTGGGGGGCGGCTTCGCCCGGTACAGCGTCGACGCCCGGTGGGCGGTGCCCCATTTCGAGAAGATGCTCTACGACAACGCCCAGCTGGCCTCGGTCCACCTGGAGGCCCACCGCCTCACGGGTGAGCCCCGCTACGCCGACGTGGCCGTCGAGATCCTCGACTACCTCCTGCGGGACATGCGGGACCCCGCCGGGGCCTTCCACGCCTCGGAGGACGCCGACAGCGAGGGGCACGAGGGCCGCTTCTACGTGTTCACCCCCGCCGACGCGGAGGCCGCCCTGGGCCCGGAGGACGGCGCCCGGGCCTGCGCGGCCTACGGCATCACCCCGGAGGGCAATTTCGAGGCGGGGGCCACCGTCCTCCACCTGGCGGGACCGGCCCTGGCGGAGGACCTCCGGCTCAGGCTCCGGGCCTGGCGGGACCGGCGGGTCCGCCCCGGGCGGGACGACAAGATCGTCGCCTCCTGGAACGGCCTGGCCCTCTCCGCCTTCGCCCAGGCGGCGCGGACCCTGGGCCGGGAGGCGCACCTGCGCGCCGCCCAGGACCTGGCGCGGTTCCTGCGCCGGGAACTGTGGCGGGACGGCCTCCTCCTGCGCACCTGGCGGGGGGGCCGCGCCCACACGCCCGCGTTCCTGGAGGACTACGGCGCCGTCGCCTGCGGCCTCCTGGACCTGTACCAGGCCGACTTCGACCCCGCCTGGGCCCGGTGGGCCCGGGAGCTGGGCGAAGGCATCCTGGCGGCCTTCCAGGACCCCGCGGGGGGCTTCTTCGCCAGTCCCGCGCGCCACGACCTGCCCATCCGCCAGAAGCCCCTCCACGACGGCGCCATGCCCTCCGGCAACGCCCTCGCCGCCCGGGCCCTCCGCAACCTCCACCGCCTCTTCGGCCACGGCCCCTTCCTGGAGGGGGCCGAGGGCGCCGTCCGCGCCGCGGCGCCCTGGCTCGAGCGGAGCCCGGCGGGGGCCGCCGCCATGGCGGAGGTCCTCGCCTCCCTGCGGGCGCCGGACCCGGAGGTGGCCATCGCCGGGGATCCCGCGGATCCCCGCACCCGGGCCCTGCTGGCGGAGGCCCGGCGCCAGGCCGCCCCGGGCGCCCTGGTGACCCTGGTGGAGGCCGACCCCGGCCTCCCCCTCCACGCGGGGCGGCGGAGCCCCGAGCCCTGCGCCTTCGTCTGCCGCGGGCAGGCCTGCCTGGCCCCCGTGAAAAAACCGGACGACCTGGTTCTCCCGTCGTAA
- a CDS encoding serine/threonine-protein kinase: MPNASAKPEWTERARKEGRYLLGPRLGSGGMGDVHEAWDTLLGRTVALKVLTRMEPAAMIRFMHEAQLQARLHHPNICEIYDIEVYEGAPRIAMQLVKGPDLEDASPELELGEIVAICAQVADGLHHAHRHGLVHRDVKPGNVLLQWVDDAWKPVIVDFGLAMAVNESGLTLPNALTGTPAYMAPEQVRGDRSHVGPHSDVYGLGGTLYFLLVGRPPCVSTVTREMVRIKREQRFPRPRSLEPSIPGDLERILLRCLAPDPADRYPTMDLLARDLRAFQVPAPGQRPRRLGLAVGLAALVLALAGAGLAGVRRSRQRALRETVATRADLEVLGLTEAWNRSRGAPAHDLRPDLARLQDAIQSADSRFTVPGDRIQASARLVEGTARLCAGDPQGALTALDTAWRGGRRTPLTAYLAQASAWRAWMAEAEEAAFNGLPAPSDRRDQARFWMAHLSGVRPDRLAIARGSMAYMDGDDDLALAQARACMAANPYRVTGVWLGCQALHRKAGALERAQDGAGAARLYREALTWATEALHWAPSDPELHHASVQAREALLRLDLAQGRASRAEGGALFALAEAGLRLNPADPMLQADWLRAKVLEARICIQAGSDAGPSLREAMAFYWTRTREPRPAALRGAHMILYTLAAEQEAAQGRSPHAALQEAWKNAGHVLEGPTDHLERLQRFGNYAGPAAP, from the coding sequence ATGCCCAATGCCAGCGCCAAGCCCGAATGGACCGAACGCGCCAGGAAGGAGGGGCGGTACCTGCTCGGGCCGCGCCTCGGATCCGGCGGCATGGGGGATGTGCACGAGGCCTGGGACACCCTCCTGGGGCGCACGGTGGCCCTGAAGGTGCTCACCCGCATGGAGCCCGCGGCCATGATCCGCTTCATGCACGAGGCCCAGCTCCAGGCCCGGCTCCACCACCCGAATATATGCGAAATTTATGACATCGAGGTCTACGAGGGGGCCCCGCGCATCGCCATGCAGCTGGTCAAAGGCCCGGACCTGGAGGACGCCTCCCCGGAGCTGGAGCTCGGGGAGATCGTGGCGATCTGCGCCCAGGTGGCCGACGGGCTCCACCACGCCCACCGCCACGGCCTCGTCCACCGGGACGTCAAGCCCGGCAACGTCCTCCTCCAGTGGGTCGACGACGCCTGGAAGCCGGTCATCGTGGATTTCGGGCTGGCCATGGCCGTCAACGAATCCGGCCTGACCCTGCCCAACGCCCTCACGGGGACCCCCGCCTACATGGCCCCCGAGCAGGTGCGGGGGGACCGCAGCCACGTCGGCCCCCATTCGGACGTGTATGGCCTGGGGGGCACCCTCTACTTCCTCCTGGTCGGGCGGCCTCCCTGCGTGAGCACCGTGACCCGGGAAATGGTGCGCATCAAGCGGGAGCAGCGCTTCCCCCGACCCAGGAGCCTGGAGCCCTCCATTCCCGGGGACCTGGAGCGCATCCTCCTCCGGTGCCTCGCGCCGGACCCGGCGGACCGGTACCCCACCATGGACCTCCTGGCCCGGGACCTGCGGGCCTTCCAGGTTCCCGCCCCCGGCCAGAGGCCCCGGCGCCTGGGGCTCGCCGTGGGCCTGGCGGCCCTGGTCCTGGCCCTGGCCGGCGCGGGCCTGGCGGGCGTCAGGCGATCCCGCCAGCGGGCCCTGCGCGAGACGGTCGCCACCCGGGCGGACCTGGAGGTGCTGGGCCTGACCGAGGCCTGGAACCGCAGCCGGGGGGCGCCGGCCCACGACCTGCGGCCGGACCTCGCCCGCCTCCAGGACGCCATCCAATCGGCCGATTCGCGGTTCACCGTCCCCGGGGACCGGATCCAGGCCTCCGCCCGGCTCGTGGAGGGGACGGCCCGCCTCTGCGCGGGCGATCCCCAGGGCGCCCTCACGGCGCTGGACACCGCCTGGCGCGGGGGGCGGCGGACCCCCTTGACCGCCTACCTGGCACAAGCGTCCGCATGGCGCGCCTGGATGGCCGAAGCCGAGGAGGCGGCCTTCAACGGGCTGCCCGCGCCCTCGGACCGGCGGGACCAGGCCCGCTTCTGGATGGCCCACCTGAGTGGCGTCCGCCCGGACCGCCTCGCCATCGCCCGGGGATCCATGGCCTACATGGACGGCGACGACGACCTCGCCCTGGCCCAGGCCCGCGCCTGCATGGCGGCCAATCCCTACCGGGTGACGGGGGTCTGGCTGGGCTGCCAGGCCCTGCACCGGAAGGCGGGGGCCCTGGAGCGGGCCCAGGACGGGGCCGGCGCCGCCCGCCTCTACCGGGAGGCCCTCACCTGGGCCACGGAGGCCCTCCACTGGGCCCCCAGCGACCCCGAACTGCACCATGCGTCTGTCCAGGCACGGGAGGCCCTCCTGCGGCTGGACCTGGCCCAGGGCCGCGCCTCCCGCGCCGAGGGCGGCGCCCTCTTCGCCCTGGCGGAGGCGGGGCTGCGCCTGAACCCCGCCGATCCCATGCTCCAGGCGGACTGGCTCCGGGCCAAGGTGCTCGAGGCGCGGATCTGCATCCAGGCGGGCTCAGACGCGGGCCCCAGCCTCCGGGAGGCCATGGCCTTCTACTGGACGCGCACCCGGGAGCCCAGGCCGGCGGCCCTGCGCGGCGCCCACATGATCCTTTACACCTTGGCCGCCGAGCAGGAAGCCGCGCAAGGCCGTTCCCCGCACGCCGCCCTCCAGGAGGCCTGGAAAAATGCGGGGCACGTCCTCGAGGGCCCCACGGATCATCTGGAACGCCTCCAACGTTTCGGAAACTACGCCGGGCCTGCCGCCCCCTAG
- a CDS encoding trans-sulfuration enzyme family protein — translation MTSSAKPQTKIFSHGYDPQRSEGAAVPPVFRTSTFIFKTAAEGKRAFEIAYGLDAAKAGESPALIYTRVNNPNSEILEDKITAWDGAEAAALFSSGMGAISSACLAFLRPGDTLIFSDPVYGGTEFFFRRVLPQFNVRTIPFPAGATREDMERLVKDDPTVKLIYIESPANPTMLLSDVRGAREIADRYSSDDRRILVMVDNTFMGPIFSRPLDQGADVILYSATKFLGGHSDLVAGVAMGSAELVGQIKVMRTILGSNSDPDTAWLIQRSLGTLQLRMEHQQESAQRIAEFLRTHPKVQCVAYPGSPSMGARQVELWKTQCTGTGSLISFCVKGGEAEAFKVLDAVEHPKLAVSLGGIESLIEHPSTMTHSDMTPEEKAHAGITDNLIRMSVGLEDAQDLIDDLAQALDRI, via the coding sequence ATGACCTCGTCCGCCAAGCCCCAGACGAAGATCTTCTCGCACGGCTACGACCCCCAGCGCTCGGAGGGCGCTGCCGTCCCGCCGGTGTTCCGGACCTCCACCTTCATCTTCAAGACCGCCGCCGAAGGCAAGCGGGCCTTCGAGATCGCCTACGGCCTGGACGCGGCCAAGGCGGGCGAGAGCCCGGCGCTCATCTACACCCGCGTGAACAACCCCAACAGCGAGATCCTCGAGGACAAGATCACCGCCTGGGACGGCGCGGAGGCCGCGGCCCTCTTCAGCTCGGGCATGGGCGCCATCTCGAGCGCCTGCTTGGCCTTCCTGCGGCCCGGCGACACGCTGATCTTCTCCGACCCGGTCTACGGCGGGACGGAGTTCTTCTTCCGGCGGGTGCTGCCCCAGTTCAACGTCCGCACCATCCCCTTCCCCGCGGGCGCCACCCGGGAGGACATGGAGCGCCTGGTCAAGGACGATCCCACCGTCAAGCTGATCTACATCGAGAGCCCCGCCAACCCCACGATGCTCCTCTCCGACGTCCGCGGCGCCCGCGAGATCGCGGACCGGTACAGCAGCGACGACCGGCGCATCCTGGTGATGGTGGACAACACCTTCATGGGCCCCATCTTCAGCCGGCCCCTGGACCAGGGCGCCGACGTGATCCTCTACTCGGCCACCAAGTTCCTGGGCGGCCACTCCGACCTCGTCGCGGGCGTCGCCATGGGCTCCGCGGAGCTGGTGGGCCAGATCAAGGTCATGCGCACCATCCTGGGCTCCAACAGCGATCCCGACACCGCCTGGCTCATCCAGCGCAGCCTCGGCACCCTCCAGCTCCGCATGGAGCACCAGCAGGAGAGCGCCCAGCGCATCGCGGAGTTCCTGCGCACCCATCCCAAGGTGCAGTGCGTGGCCTATCCGGGCAGCCCCTCCATGGGCGCGCGCCAGGTGGAGCTCTGGAAGACCCAGTGCACCGGCACCGGCAGCCTCATCAGCTTCTGCGTCAAGGGCGGGGAGGCCGAGGCCTTCAAGGTGCTGGACGCGGTGGAGCACCCCAAGCTGGCCGTGAGCCTCGGCGGCATCGAGAGCCTCATCGAGCACCCCTCCACCATGACCCACTCCGACATGACGCCCGAGGAGAAGGCCCACGCCGGCATCACCGACAACCTGATCCGCATGTCGGTGGGCCTGGAGGACGCCCAGGACCTCATCGACGACCTGGCCCAGGCCCTGGACCGGATCTGA
- a CDS encoding arginine deiminase — translation MQDIQLKVFSETGRLKQVVVHRPGPEVDIMVPDMMEQLLFDDILYGDLARREHDVFRQVLERVADEVLDIQDLFVEAMDSEGTKLAFIEDFRRLVDLQDESANLLRDMAPADVAQALITGIPWEDTLGHTHWQKRFDYTVRPIPNLLFMRDPAAVVGHGYNINFMATWAREREPLILSYVFRHHPRLRHLKETDRLFDQLTPLLKGEIRMPQSLEGGDTLVLSERVLAVGCSERTSADAVYQLAESLRQDHHRGEGTFDTLLMVLMPKIRSAMHLDTIFTRTSEDECLIYPPFFTDDSRELLNVVKFDLRHASLHTSTEPNLLRALRGCGMDLRPIRCGGDNYIMQQREQWTDGANAFCLAPGVIVLYGRNRATAEELARAGYQVTLARDLLADPAIDLLDGRKYAVLLESSELSRARGGPRCMTMPLSRD, via the coding sequence ATGCAGGACATCCAGTTGAAGGTCTTCTCGGAGACCGGCCGCCTGAAGCAGGTGGTCGTTCACCGGCCCGGTCCCGAGGTGGACATCATGGTGCCGGACATGATGGAGCAGCTGCTCTTCGACGACATCCTCTACGGGGACCTGGCGCGGCGCGAGCACGACGTCTTCAGGCAGGTCCTGGAGCGGGTCGCCGACGAGGTCCTGGACATCCAGGACCTCTTCGTGGAGGCCATGGACTCCGAGGGCACGAAGCTGGCCTTCATCGAGGATTTCCGCCGCCTCGTGGACCTGCAGGACGAGTCCGCCAACCTGCTGCGGGACATGGCCCCCGCCGACGTGGCCCAGGCGCTGATCACCGGCATCCCCTGGGAGGACACCCTGGGGCACACGCACTGGCAGAAGCGCTTCGACTACACGGTGCGCCCGATCCCGAACCTGCTCTTCATGCGGGACCCGGCCGCGGTCGTGGGCCACGGCTACAACATCAACTTCATGGCCACGTGGGCCCGGGAGCGGGAGCCGCTCATCCTCAGCTACGTCTTCCGGCACCACCCCCGGCTCCGCCACCTCAAGGAGACGGACCGCCTCTTCGACCAGCTCACGCCCCTCCTGAAGGGGGAGATCCGCATGCCCCAGAGCCTGGAGGGGGGCGACACCCTCGTGCTCTCGGAGCGCGTGCTGGCGGTGGGCTGCAGCGAGCGCACCTCGGCGGACGCGGTCTACCAGCTGGCCGAGAGCCTCCGCCAGGACCACCACCGGGGGGAGGGGACCTTCGACACGCTGCTGATGGTGCTCATGCCCAAGATCCGCAGCGCCATGCACCTGGACACCATCTTCACCCGCACCTCCGAGGACGAGTGCCTGATCTACCCGCCGTTCTTCACGGACGACAGCCGCGAGCTGCTGAATGTGGTGAAGTTCGACCTGCGCCACGCGAGCCTCCACACCTCCACCGAGCCCAACCTGCTGCGGGCCCTCCGGGGCTGCGGGATGGACCTGCGGCCCATCCGCTGCGGCGGCGACAACTACATCATGCAGCAGCGGGAGCAGTGGACGGACGGGGCCAACGCCTTTTGCCTGGCCCCGGGCGTGATCGTCCTGTACGGCCGCAACCGCGCCACCGCCGAGGAATTGGCCCGGGCCGGCTACCAGGTGACCCTCGCCCGGGACCTGCTGGCCGATCCCGCCATCGATCTCCTGGACGGGCGCAAGTACGCCGTGCTGCTGGAGAGCAGCGAGCTGAGCCGGGCCCGCGGGGGCCCGCGCTGCATGACGATGCCCCTGTCCCGGGACTGA
- a CDS encoding peroxiredoxin, with protein sequence MAAFVTQPAPDFKATALVDGQFKDVTLGEFKGKKVVLFFYPLDFTFVCPTEIIAFSDAVKEFEARNTQVLGVSVDSHFSHWAWANTERAQGGIKGLSFPLVSDLNKKIASDYNVLLDGGIALRGLFIIDEKGVLRHITVNDLPLGRNVEEVLRVLDALDFHTQHGEVCPANWKKGEKAMKPTQEGLREYATAR encoded by the coding sequence ATGGCTGCTTTCGTGACCCAACCCGCGCCCGATTTCAAGGCCACCGCCCTCGTCGACGGCCAGTTCAAGGACGTCACCCTGGGCGAGTTCAAGGGCAAGAAGGTGGTGCTCTTCTTCTACCCCCTCGATTTCACCTTCGTCTGCCCCACGGAGATCATCGCGTTCTCCGACGCCGTCAAGGAGTTCGAGGCCCGGAACACCCAGGTGCTGGGCGTCTCCGTCGACTCCCACTTCAGCCACTGGGCCTGGGCGAACACCGAGCGCGCCCAGGGCGGCATCAAGGGCCTGTCCTTCCCCCTCGTCTCCGACCTGAACAAGAAGATCGCCTCGGACTACAACGTCCTCCTCGACGGCGGCATCGCCCTGCGCGGCCTGTTCATCATCGACGAGAAGGGCGTCCTCCGGCACATCACCGTGAACGACCTGCCCCTGGGCCGCAACGTGGAGGAGGTCCTCCGCGTGCTGGACGCCCTCGACTTCCACACCCAGCACGGCGAGGTCTGCCCCGCCAACTGGAAGAAGGGCGAGAAGGCCATGAAGCCCACCCAGGAAGGCCTGCGCGAGTACGCCACCGCCAGGTAG
- a CDS encoding DUF748 domain-containing protein, with protein sequence MNASRILRRVLGHLAFRILAGLVILYGLFGFLALPALVRTQLPKRLAAQLHREVSLARVRTNPFALSATLEGFRVKDRDGSPFFGWDRLYVNLSASSLFRLAPVFQEIRLEGFSARIVLDAQGEPTFKDLMEPAPGPAKPSGPPPEIRIGRLTVTGARVELLDQQPRPPFATTLGPLSLTLDGFRLARDNRNPYAFSGSTERGERFGWQGQFSVEPLRSAGSFFVQNVYLPKYAPFYRDEVAFDLQGGALDFKAAYDFQWGEGRHAFLLKDGEAGLAGLALAERGQAEPAVVVPQAQARGLEADLMANKASLASLVVRGVRLTVRRDATGSLNLQRMAVLKEKPKKPDDKPFAFTLAELGLEDAALRFVDQGPKRPVDLGLDQIAVHLKGLSLDKDGTCDLDAGLRWNGRGTLRATGRLAPMKASGQVDLKADNLDLTPFNGYLEPFADILMTSGRFSGSGRVAFDAPRDAYAFKGDARVDAFKAQDGPGREALAGWDALKVTGIQVSTAPQTVILGGIDWEGPTGRYILSAQGTSNVAAAQAAAAPAPAKPAQAAAPLKAEIGGFRIHHGAFTFLDRSIQPVAALSLDAIDLQVGRLTMDPGARASLDLKAKVDGRSAFTAKGTVNLLSQAKYTDLALRLDGMDLSPLSPYAGKFLGYGIEKGKLEVGMTYLVQDTRLQGENRIRMDQFTLGPGTDSPDAVHLPVKLGLALLRDRHGLIDLDVPVRGDLAEPDFRLGRVIWRAILNVFAKIATSPFSLIGKAFGGGDADLSVLVFQPGSDQIDAQGAKVLETLRKGLFERPGLRLDLEGTASEAEDLPALRRQELEAQLGRLKGSPVTADDRAKWLRAAWLEAFPPPKEKGAKAPPEPPAADMEAQLLARVQVDAGSLKLLARRRVQAARERILQGGQVEEGRVFLAEGSERARKEGGPRVFFELK encoded by the coding sequence ATGAACGCCTCCAGAATCCTCCGCCGCGTCCTGGGGCACCTGGCCTTCCGCATCCTGGCGGGCCTGGTGATCCTCTATGGCCTTTTCGGGTTCCTGGCCCTGCCGGCCCTCGTCCGGACCCAGCTGCCCAAGCGGCTGGCCGCCCAGCTCCACCGGGAGGTGAGCCTGGCCCGGGTGCGGACGAACCCCTTCGCCCTCTCCGCCACCCTGGAGGGGTTCCGGGTGAAGGACCGGGATGGGTCCCCCTTCTTCGGCTGGGACCGGCTGTACGTGAACCTGTCCGCTTCTTCCCTCTTCCGGCTGGCCCCCGTCTTCCAGGAGATCCGCCTGGAGGGTTTCTCCGCCCGCATCGTCCTGGACGCCCAGGGCGAGCCCACCTTCAAGGACCTGATGGAGCCGGCGCCCGGACCGGCCAAGCCCTCCGGCCCGCCGCCGGAGATCCGGATCGGCCGCCTGACCGTGACCGGCGCCCGGGTGGAGCTGCTGGACCAGCAGCCCCGGCCCCCCTTCGCGACCACCCTCGGCCCCCTCAGCCTCACCCTCGACGGGTTCCGGCTGGCCCGGGACAACCGCAATCCCTACGCCTTCTCGGGCAGCACCGAGCGGGGCGAGCGCTTCGGCTGGCAGGGGCAGTTCTCCGTGGAGCCCCTGCGCAGCGCCGGGTCCTTCTTCGTGCAGAACGTCTACCTGCCCAAGTACGCCCCCTTCTACCGGGACGAGGTGGCCTTCGACCTCCAGGGCGGCGCCCTGGACTTCAAGGCCGCCTATGACTTCCAGTGGGGGGAGGGGCGCCACGCCTTCCTCCTCAAGGACGGCGAGGCGGGCCTCGCGGGCCTGGCGCTGGCCGAGCGGGGCCAGGCCGAGCCGGCCGTCGTGGTGCCCCAGGCCCAGGCCCGGGGCCTGGAGGCGGACCTGATGGCCAACAAGGCCAGCCTGGCCAGCCTGGTGGTGCGCGGCGTTCGGCTCACCGTGCGGCGGGACGCCACCGGCTCCCTCAACCTCCAGCGCATGGCCGTCCTGAAGGAGAAGCCCAAGAAGCCCGACGACAAGCCCTTCGCCTTCACCCTCGCCGAACTGGGCCTGGAGGACGCCGCCCTGCGCTTCGTGGATCAGGGCCCCAAGCGGCCCGTCGACCTGGGCCTGGACCAGATCGCCGTGCACCTGAAGGGCCTGAGCCTGGACAAGGACGGGACCTGCGACCTGGACGCCGGCCTGCGGTGGAACGGCCGGGGCACCCTGCGGGCGACTGGTCGCCTGGCGCCCATGAAGGCCTCGGGCCAGGTGGACCTGAAGGCCGACAACCTGGACCTGACCCCCTTCAACGGCTACCTGGAACCCTTCGCGGACATCCTCATGACCTCGGGCCGCTTCTCCGGATCCGGGCGCGTGGCCTTCGACGCCCCCCGGGACGCCTACGCCTTCAAGGGGGACGCGCGGGTGGACGCCTTCAAGGCGCAGGACGGGCCGGGCCGCGAGGCCCTGGCGGGCTGGGACGCCCTGAAGGTGACGGGCATCCAGGTCAGCACGGCGCCCCAGACCGTGATCCTGGGCGGCATCGACTGGGAGGGCCCCACGGGCCGCTACATCCTCTCGGCCCAGGGCACCTCCAACGTGGCCGCCGCCCAGGCCGCCGCCGCGCCCGCGCCGGCGAAGCCGGCCCAGGCCGCCGCCCCCCTGAAGGCGGAGATCGGCGGCTTCCGCATCCACCACGGGGCCTTCACCTTCCTGGACCGGTCCATCCAGCCGGTGGCCGCCCTCTCCCTGGACGCCATCGACCTCCAGGTGGGCCGGCTGACCATGGACCCCGGCGCCCGGGCCTCCCTGGACCTCAAGGCCAAGGTGGACGGGCGCTCGGCCTTCACCGCCAAGGGCACGGTCAACCTCCTGTCCCAGGCCAAGTACACGGATCTGGCCCTCCGGCTGGACGGCATGGACCTGTCCCCCCTGAGCCCCTACGCGGGCAAGTTCCTCGGCTACGGCATCGAGAAGGGCAAGCTGGAGGTGGGCATGACCTACCTTGTCCAGGACACCCGGCTCCAGGGTGAGAACCGCATCCGCATGGACCAGTTCACCCTGGGCCCGGGCACGGACAGCCCGGACGCCGTCCACCTGCCCGTCAAGCTGGGCCTGGCCCTCCTCCGGGACCGCCACGGCCTGATCGATCTGGATGTGCCGGTGCGGGGCGACCTGGCGGAACCGGACTTCCGGCTCGGCCGGGTGATCTGGCGGGCCATCCTCAATGTGTTCGCCAAGATCGCCACCAGCCCCTTCTCCCTCATCGGGAAGGCCTTCGGCGGCGGGGACGCGGACCTGAGCGTCCTCGTGTTCCAGCCGGGCAGCGACCAGATCGACGCCCAGGGGGCCAAGGTCCTGGAGACCCTCCGCAAGGGCCTGTTCGAACGGCCCGGCCTGCGCCTGGACCTGGAAGGCACGGCCAGCGAAGCCGAGGACTTGCCGGCCCTCCGCCGCCAGGAGCTGGAGGCCCAGCTGGGCCGCCTCAAGGGCAGCCCCGTGACGGCCGACGACCGGGCCAAGTGGCTTCGCGCTGCCTGGCTGGAAGCCTTCCCGCCACCCAAGGAGAAGGGGGCCAAGGCGCCCCCCGAACCCCCCGCCGCGGACATGGAGGCCCAGCTCCTGGCCCGGGTCCAGGTGGACGCCGGGTCCCTGAAGCTCCTGGCCCGGCGCCGGGTCCAGGCGGCGCGGGAGCGGATCCTCCAGGGGGGCCAGGTGGAGGAGGGCCGGGTCTTCCTGGCCGAGGGCTCCGAGCGCGCCCGCAAGGAGGGCGGCCCCCGGGTCTTCTTCGAGCTGAAGTGA